The following are from one region of the Vitis riparia cultivar Riparia Gloire de Montpellier isolate 1030 chromosome 9, EGFV_Vit.rip_1.0, whole genome shotgun sequence genome:
- the LOC117921542 gene encoding proline-rich receptor-like protein kinase PERK1 produces MSSPAPASSATTNRTSPPPPPPTTNGTIQAPVASPPPPGGPRPPSGLTTATLITLIVGIVIGGLFVLIGVGVLVIFCRQKKRRDQYGLTNVSGSKDDPSAPLQHWQQNAHQPTNNTDPMLPKHAPLLSIGSKPQLSPVHIPASPPPMGILGTEKPLAPPSPGISLGFSKSAFTYEELAIATDGFSNINLLGQGGFGYVHKGVLPNGREVAIKHLKAGSGQGEREFQAEVEIISRVHHKHLVSLVGYCTTGAQRMLVYEFVPNGTLQHHLHGTGRPTMNWATRIKIALGSAKGLAYLHEDCHPKIIHRDIKAANILLDHNFEAKVADFGLAKFASDTDTHVSTRVMGTFGYLAPEYASSGKLTDKSDVFSFGVVLLELITGRRPIDKTENESIVDWARPLLTQALEESKYDALVDPNLQKDYNYNEMARMVACAAVCVRYLARLRPRMSQVVRALEGNLPLDDLNEGIIPGHSSFHCRYGSSDDDTIHGSEDLKKFRKMALESHEQGSIECTVPISASDPHTSNSSFWGQQTCKEVEMEKHKENIQNSSESS; encoded by the exons ATGTCGTCACCTGCTCCGGCTTCATCGGCGACCACCAACAGGACCAGTCCACCACCTCCGCCTCCGACTACAAACGGAACCATTCAAGCTCCTGTCGCTTCTCCTCCGCCTCCGGGGGGTCCACGTCCGCCGAGTGGATTGACGACGGCGACACTGATTACGTTGATTGTTGGAATTGTGATTGGTGGACTGTTTGTGCTGATTGGTGTGGGAGTTCTGGTAATTTTCTGTAGGCAGAAGAAGAGGAGGGACCAGTATGGGTTGACCAATGTCTCTGGATCCAAAG ATGACCCTTCTGCCCCACTTCAGCACTGGCAACAGAATGCACATCAGCCAACAAATAATACAGATCCAATGCTACCAAAGCATGCTCCTCTACTGAGCATTGGGTCAAAACCCCAACTGTCACCAGTGCATATTCCTGCTTCGCCACCACCAATGGGCATTTTGGGGACTGAGAAGCCACTTGCACCACCATCCCCAGGCATCTCCTTGGGTTTCTCAAAGAGCGCATTCACATATGAAGAATTAGCAATTGCAACAGATGGCTTCTCCAATATTAACCTCCTTGGTCAAGGTGGCTTTGGGTATGTTCATAAAGGAGTGCTTCCAAATGGGAGAGAGGTTGCTATTAAGCATTTAAAAGCTGGAAGTGGGCAGGGTGAACGAGAATTTCAGGCGGAGGTTGAGATCATTAGCCGTGTCCACCACAAGCATCTTGTTTCACTGGTTGGATACTGCACCACTGGGGCTCAGAGAATGCTTGTTTATGAGTTTGTTCCCAATGGCACCTTGCAACACCATTTGCATG GTACGGGGAGACCAACTATGAACTGGGCAACTAGAATTAAGATTGCTCTAGGCTCTGCAAAAGGATTGGCATACTTACATGAGGACT GTCATCCCAAGATCATACATCGTGATATCAAGGCAGCTAATATTCTTCTTGATCATAATTTTGAGGCCAAG GTTGCAGATTTTGGACTTGCTAAGTTTGCTTCTGATACTGATACTCATGTCTCCACCCGGGTAATGGGAACTTTTGG TTACTTGGCTCCTGAGTATGCATCAAGTGGGAAACTCACTGATAAGTCAGATGTCTTTTCCTTTGGGGTTGTGCTTCTGGAGTTGATCACTGGACGCCGGCCTATTGATAAAACTGAGAATGAGAGCATCGTTGACTGG GCAAGGCCTTTGCTCACACAAGCTCTGGAAGAAAGCAAGTACGATGCTCTTGTTGATCCAAACTTGCAGAAGGACTACAACTACAATGAAATGGCTCGAATGGTTGCTTGTGCTGCTGTTTGTGTGCGTTATTTGGCACGTCTACGCCCGCGAATGAGCCAG GTAGTCCGAGCCTTGGAAGGAAACCTACCGCTGGATGATCTAAATGAAGGAATCATACCTGGGCACAGCAGTTTTCACTGTCGCTATGGTAGCTCAGATGATGACACTATCCATGGCAGTGAGGATCTGAAGAAATTCAGGAAGATGGCATTGGAAAGCCATGAGCAAGGTAGTATAGAGTGCACTGTGCCCATCAGCGCATCTGATCCTCACACATCTAACTCGAGCTTTTGGGGCCAACAAACTTGCAAAGAGGTGGAGATGGAGAAACACAAGGAAAACATTCAAAACTCAAGTGAAAGCTCTTAA